A single region of the Sphingobium sp. EP60837 genome encodes:
- a CDS encoding MBL fold metallo-hydrolase, whose protein sequence is MGLIIGKIVRGAGVALLFLVIALCLAITIVPPFLDRIYYKGPVSRHYDGERFFNPDGEIRFSAPPGSNRRGFIARWLMGRDDRPEWPDAVAVKPSRPPAFAAPRGMVATWVGHATVLVQAAGINILTDPIWSDYASPFPPLGPKRVAQPGIRFEDLPKIDLIIISHNHYDHMDIPTLKRLWERDRPQIITSLGNDKILKDNGIPSTAIDWGQSVSGAALNGLGTDTVIQCENYEHCPDYRVHVLRNHHWSSRWGTDRSRALWSSFFIETRAGNIFFAGDTGAGDMAWPEEAARLGPIRLAMIPIGAFRFWPGQMESDSHIGPRQAVGVFEKLNASTAIPIHWGTFRLSYEQWSTPPRMLELYLRCEGIARKRFAPLRIGQAIHVPVYSAVTRGSKRCDERAIRALE, encoded by the coding sequence ATGGGGCTCATCATCGGGAAAATCGTGCGCGGAGCCGGGGTTGCGCTGCTGTTTCTCGTCATTGCGCTCTGCCTGGCGATCACGATTGTCCCGCCTTTTCTCGACCGCATCTATTATAAAGGACCGGTCAGCCGCCATTATGATGGCGAGCGCTTCTTCAATCCTGATGGCGAAATCCGCTTTTCCGCGCCGCCCGGGAGCAACAGGCGCGGCTTCATCGCCCGCTGGCTGATGGGGCGGGACGACCGGCCCGAATGGCCCGATGCGGTAGCGGTAAAGCCCTCGCGTCCGCCTGCCTTCGCAGCGCCGCGCGGCATGGTGGCCACCTGGGTCGGCCATGCGACGGTGCTGGTGCAGGCCGCTGGGATCAACATTCTGACCGATCCGATCTGGTCGGACTATGCCAGCCCTTTCCCGCCGCTGGGACCCAAGCGCGTGGCGCAGCCGGGCATCCGGTTCGAGGACCTGCCCAAGATCGACCTGATCATCATCAGTCACAATCATTATGATCATATGGACATCCCCACGCTGAAAAGACTCTGGGAGCGGGACCGGCCCCAGATCATCACCAGCCTTGGCAATGACAAAATCCTCAAGGACAATGGCATCCCATCGACGGCGATCGATTGGGGGCAATCGGTCAGCGGCGCGGCGCTTAACGGCCTGGGCACGGATACGGTCATCCAGTGCGAAAATTACGAACATTGCCCGGACTATCGCGTCCATGTGCTGCGTAACCATCATTGGAGCAGCCGTTGGGGCACCGACCGCAGCCGGGCCTTGTGGTCGAGCTTCTTCATCGAAACGCGGGCCGGCAACATCTTCTTCGCAGGCGATACGGGCGCAGGGGATATGGCTTGGCCGGAGGAAGCGGCGCGATTGGGACCGATCCGGCTGGCGATGATCCCCATCGGCGCCTTCCGTTTCTGGCCGGGGCAGATGGAGTCGGATTCGCATATCGGACCAAGACAGGCGGTCGGCGTCTTTGAAAAACTCAACGCCTCAACGGCGATTCCCATTCATTGGGGCACGTTCCGCCTGTCCTACGAACAATGGAGCACGCCGCCGCGCATGCTGGAACTATATCTGCGCTGCGAAGGGATCGCACGCAAGCGGTTCGCGCCGCTGCGGATCGGGCAGGCGATACATGTGCCGGTTTATTCGGCGGTAACGCGGGGTTCCAAACGGTGCGATGAGCGGGCGATCAGGGCGTTGGAATGA
- a CDS encoding iron-containing redox enzyme family protein: protein MATRFVAPSCESQFLQQSFQERLSHWNRQRLAPAYPDDWEERFRQDEVILRLEHGFIEELRAQIRDRAAQAPTDPDGFIHWFEDLEQSGPGQHDPLFPWLAEQAERDEIRWFLTQEAAGEAGFDDLVAMTQVKLPDSPKLELARNYWDEMGRGNEKGMHGPMLAQLVTTLDLSPSIEATAWESLALANAMTAMATQRCYAWHSVGALGVIELTAPGRSAHTARALRRIGLSQSERRYFDLHAVLDVKHSRDWNELAIKPAVAEDPRRATAIAEGALIRLTCGDRCFNRYRSHFGLERR from the coding sequence GTGGCTACACGTTTCGTCGCACCAAGTTGCGAGTCGCAGTTTCTTCAGCAATCCTTTCAGGAACGGCTCAGCCATTGGAACCGGCAGCGGCTTGCCCCGGCCTATCCCGACGATTGGGAGGAAAGGTTCCGGCAGGATGAGGTCATACTGCGGCTGGAGCATGGATTTATCGAGGAGTTGCGCGCGCAGATACGCGACCGGGCAGCGCAGGCTCCAACCGATCCTGATGGGTTCATTCATTGGTTCGAGGATCTGGAACAGTCAGGCCCCGGACAGCATGACCCTCTGTTCCCCTGGCTGGCCGAGCAGGCCGAGCGGGACGAGATACGCTGGTTCCTGACCCAGGAAGCCGCTGGCGAGGCCGGGTTTGACGACCTTGTCGCGATGACCCAGGTGAAGCTGCCGGATTCGCCCAAGCTCGAACTCGCCCGAAACTATTGGGACGAGATGGGGCGCGGCAATGAAAAGGGCATGCATGGCCCGATGCTGGCGCAGCTAGTCACCACGCTGGACCTGTCGCCGTCGATCGAAGCAACCGCCTGGGAAAGCCTGGCGCTGGCCAATGCGATGACCGCGATGGCGACGCAGCGATGCTATGCCTGGCACAGTGTCGGCGCGTTGGGCGTGATCGAACTGACGGCGCCCGGACGGTCGGCGCATACCGCACGCGCGCTGCGGCGGATCGGGCTCAGCCAATCGGAGAGGCGTTATTTCGATCTGCACGCGGTTCTGGACGTCAAGCATAGCCGCGACTGGAATGAGTTGGCGATCAAGCCTGCAGTGGCGGAAGACCCGCGCCGGGCGACCGCGATTGCCGAAGGCGCTCTGATCCGGCTGACTTGCGGAGATCGCTGCTTCAACCGCTATCGCAGTCATTTCGGGCTGGAGCGACGATGA
- the xth gene encoding exodeoxyribonuclease III encodes MKIATYNVNGVNGRLPVLLRWLDLAAPDIVCLQELKAPQENFPEKAIKDAGYQAVWHGQSRWNGVAILSRVGDIHETRRGLPGDPEDVQSRYIEAAVNGVLVAGLYLPNGNPRPGPKFDFKLRWFERLRLHLASLIDLDAPVIVAGDYNVMPADLDVYAPERWRDDALFAPEVRAAYQTLLNQGWSDAIRQLHPDDIIYSFWKYWRGAFERNAGLRIDHLLLNPVAARMLKAAEVDTVPRGWERTSDHAPVVITLDQSGEVR; translated from the coding sequence ATGAAGATCGCAACTTACAATGTTAATGGCGTCAATGGACGGCTCCCAGTACTGCTGCGATGGCTCGACCTCGCCGCGCCCGACATTGTTTGCCTGCAGGAATTGAAGGCTCCGCAGGAGAATTTCCCAGAGAAAGCGATCAAGGATGCCGGTTATCAGGCTGTCTGGCACGGGCAGAGTCGATGGAACGGCGTCGCTATATTGAGCCGCGTTGGAGACATTCACGAAACGCGCCGGGGCCTGCCGGGCGATCCCGAAGACGTCCAGAGCCGCTATATCGAGGCGGCGGTGAACGGCGTGCTGGTCGCCGGTCTCTACCTACCCAACGGCAATCCGCGTCCGGGACCCAAATTCGATTTCAAGCTGCGATGGTTCGAGCGACTGCGGCTTCACCTTGCCTCATTGATCGATCTGGATGCGCCGGTAATTGTCGCGGGCGATTATAATGTCATGCCCGCCGACCTTGACGTCTATGCGCCTGAGCGGTGGCGCGACGATGCGCTGTTCGCGCCGGAAGTTCGCGCCGCCTACCAAACGCTGCTGAACCAAGGGTGGAGCGATGCGATCCGGCAGTTGCATCCCGACGACATCATTTACAGCTTCTGGAAATATTGGCGTGGGGCCTTCGAGCGTAATGCGGGCCTGCGGATCGACCATCTGCTGCTGAACCCGGTAGCGGCGCGGATGCTGAAGGCAGCGGAAGTCGATACCGTCCCGCGCGGGTGGGAGCGGACGAGCGATCATGCGCCGGTCGTCATCACGCTTGATCAATCGGGTGAGGTCCGGTGA
- a CDS encoding MYXO-CTERM sorting domain-containing protein, with protein sequence MTHKPHVPAGSQSPYPLHPAPMQQTLPRSVPVSPPEERQARALATHSTGWTIGVGLAVIALSFLFLRRR encoded by the coding sequence ATGACCCATAAGCCCCACGTTCCCGCCGGCAGCCAGTCGCCCTACCCGCTACACCCCGCGCCAATGCAGCAAACACTGCCTCGTTCCGTTCCGGTCAGCCCCCCCGAAGAGCGGCAGGCGCGGGCTTTGGCTACGCATTCCACGGGCTGGACGATCGGGGTTGGGCTTGCCGTCATCGCCTTGAGCTTCCTGTTTCTGCGCCGCCGCTGA
- a CDS encoding response regulator transcription factor — protein MAGNHGRILLVEDDPTLAGPMVDLLLAEDYEVDGPYASVSDGMAALASQFPDGAVVDLHRPSQGASLLKDDLEAYAIPFLDGEENGTGALERRLLPWLRHMHH, from the coding sequence ATGGCGGGCAATCATGGACGCATCCTGCTGGTGGAAGACGACCCGACGCTCGCCGGACCGATGGTCGATCTGCTGCTGGCGGAGGATTATGAGGTCGATGGTCCCTATGCGAGCGTCAGCGACGGCATGGCGGCGCTCGCCAGCCAGTTCCCCGATGGCGCGGTAGTGGACCTGCATCGTCCGAGCCAGGGCGCCAGCCTGCTGAAAGATGATCTGGAAGCCTATGCCATTCCGTTTTTGGACGGTGAGGAAAATGGCACCGGCGCGCTGGAACGGCGGCTGCTTCCCTGGCTGCGACACATGCACCATTAA
- a CDS encoding alpha-ketoglutarate-dependent dioxygenase AlkB, translated as MRQPSLFETPVIPGLSYEEEFVAPDEEAILIAQMNTLPLSPFRFQGWTGKRLTLSLGWTYDFENGRFGPSDPIPSWLAPIKARAARFAGLADADLVQALLIRYDPGAGIGWHRDRPVFDHVVGISLETAAALRFRKRTATGFDRLSIPLAPRSVYHLSGEARHDWEHSIMPQDRGRLSITFRSLSAKGIMLAAAKQ; from the coding sequence ATGAGGCAGCCAAGCCTCTTCGAAACGCCGGTTATCCCCGGCCTTTCCTACGAAGAGGAGTTCGTCGCCCCGGACGAAGAAGCGATACTGATCGCGCAGATGAACACCCTGCCCCTCTCGCCCTTCCGCTTTCAGGGATGGACGGGAAAGCGGCTGACCCTGTCGCTCGGATGGACCTATGATTTTGAAAATGGTCGCTTCGGGCCAAGCGACCCGATCCCCTCCTGGCTTGCGCCGATCAAGGCGCGCGCGGCCCGCTTCGCGGGACTTGCCGACGCCGATCTGGTCCAGGCGCTGCTGATCCGCTACGATCCAGGTGCGGGCATCGGGTGGCACCGGGATAGGCCGGTGTTCGACCATGTTGTCGGCATCTCCTTGGAAACGGCTGCGGCGCTGCGGTTTCGCAAGCGAACGGCCACGGGCTTCGACCGCCTTAGCATTCCCTTGGCGCCACGATCCGTCTATCATCTTTCAGGTGAAGCGCGTCATGACTGGGAACATAGCATTATGCCCCAGGACAGGGGCCGCTTGTCCATCACCTTCCGCTCACTTTCCGCCAAGGGGATAATGTTAGCCGCCGCCAAGCAGTGA
- a CDS encoding oxygenase MpaB family protein → MLSLPHRSIQRAVQQSVARLFGSGGERINLDSPLGDQGLFGPQSMAWRVHADFTTMMIGGIAALLLQMLHPAALAGIWDHSRFREDRSGRLRRTAQFIAGTTYGGTAEAERLIARVRDVHDRVEGQLPDGRHYRANDPALLRWVHVAEVYSFLSAYRRYRAPFLTTREQDRYYGEMARLAERLGATEVPRTAAQVQDYLFAMRPQLRSDARTQEVSSFLLKPQAGLLSSPFSKIAIDAAIDLLPPWAARMHGFHSGPGRHRTRAQLASMAAFLRWALDGGSAQRAQRRLDQAFSS, encoded by the coding sequence ATGCTTTCACTTCCCCATCGTTCGATCCAGCGAGCGGTTCAGCAGAGCGTCGCCAGGCTGTTCGGCTCCGGCGGTGAGCGTATCAATCTCGACTCCCCTCTCGGCGATCAGGGACTGTTCGGTCCCCAATCGATGGCGTGGCGCGTACATGCTGACTTCACCACGATGATGATCGGCGGCATCGCCGCCCTCCTCCTGCAGATGCTGCACCCGGCGGCGCTGGCAGGTATCTGGGATCATTCCCGTTTCCGCGAAGACCGCAGCGGCCGCCTGCGTCGCACCGCGCAATTCATTGCGGGCACGACCTATGGCGGAACCGCCGAAGCCGAACGCCTGATCGCGCGCGTCCGTGATGTTCACGACAGGGTGGAGGGGCAGTTGCCGGACGGCAGGCACTATCGGGCCAACGACCCGGCTCTGCTGCGCTGGGTCCATGTCGCAGAGGTCTATTCTTTCCTGTCAGCTTACCGCCGCTATCGCGCGCCGTTTCTGACGACCCGCGAACAGGATCGCTACTATGGTGAGATGGCGCGCCTAGCTGAGCGGCTCGGCGCCACCGAAGTTCCGCGCACCGCCGCTCAAGTGCAGGATTATCTCTTTGCGATGCGGCCGCAGCTTCGCTCCGATGCTCGCACGCAAGAGGTTTCGTCCTTCCTTCTGAAACCCCAAGCCGGGCTATTGAGCTCGCCCTTCAGCAAGATTGCGATCGATGCCGCCATCGATCTTCTGCCGCCTTGGGCCGCCCGCATGCATGGCTTCCATTCCGGCCCCGGTCGCCATCGGACACGCGCGCAGCTCGCCTCCATGGCGGCCTTCCTGCGCTGGGCGCTCGACGGCGGCTCTGCGCAGCGGGCGCAACGGCGCCTGGATCAGGCTTTCAGCAGCTGA
- the katG gene encoding catalase/peroxidase HPI: protein MDAKTGGSPLSCPAKEIAALRSLLGRTNRDWWPNQLSLEILHQNGAHANPMGESFDYAKEFQSLDLEAVKQDLHALMTDSQPWWPADYGHYGPFFIRMAWHSAGTYRTGDGRGGASSGGQRFAPLNSWPDNANLDKARRLLWPVKQKYGRKLSWADLMILTGNVAIESMGGPVFGFGGGREDVWEPEKDIYWGTEEQWVGNPDNQTRIQPDKEMALEEPLAAIQMGLIYVNPEGPGGNPDPLQSARDIRETFARMGMNDEETLALTAGGHTFGKAHGAGDASKIGAEPEGADIAQQGLGWHSGHESGVGDHTITSGIEGAWTPTPIQWDMSFFHMLLDYEYELVKSPAGAHQWQPVNQKPEDLAPGAHSPDKRLPTMMTTADMAFREDPEYRKIAERFRNDPDAFADAFARAWFKLCHRDMGPKTRYLGADVPSEDLIWQDPIPVADYALIDETDVEALKQKISASELTVTELVQTAWASASTFRGSDKRGGANGARIRLAPQKDWDVNQPRELAHVLGVLERIKAEFDGSAAGGKKVSIADLIVLGGSVGIEKAAKDAGHGIVVPFTAGRTDASQEQTDMEGFAVLEPKVDGFRNYLPVSYRVPVEELLIDRASLLRLSAPQMTVLVGGLRVLGVNHGGSRHGMLTDRPGQLTNDFFVNLLDMGTAWKAGSDKGDLFIGTCRRTDQQKWTATRVDLVFGSNSQLRALSEVYAGADAGRKFVDDFVAAWVNVMNADRFDRRRSSLTATA from the coding sequence ATGGACGCAAAAACCGGGGGAAGCCCGCTCAGTTGCCCTGCCAAGGAAATAGCGGCGCTGCGGTCGCTGCTCGGCCGAACCAACCGCGACTGGTGGCCGAACCAATTATCTCTGGAGATCCTTCATCAAAATGGCGCTCACGCCAATCCGATGGGCGAGTCCTTCGATTATGCGAAAGAATTCCAGTCGCTCGATCTGGAAGCGGTCAAGCAGGACCTGCATGCGCTGATGACCGACAGCCAGCCCTGGTGGCCTGCGGACTATGGGCATTACGGTCCCTTCTTCATCCGCATGGCCTGGCACAGCGCTGGCACCTATCGCACCGGAGACGGTCGCGGCGGCGCTTCGTCAGGCGGGCAGCGCTTCGCGCCGCTCAACAGTTGGCCCGACAATGCCAATCTGGACAAGGCGCGCCGCCTGCTCTGGCCGGTCAAACAGAAATATGGCCGCAAGCTGAGCTGGGCGGATCTCATGATCCTGACCGGCAATGTCGCGATCGAATCCATGGGCGGTCCCGTGTTCGGCTTCGGCGGCGGACGTGAGGATGTTTGGGAACCCGAGAAGGACATTTATTGGGGCACCGAGGAACAGTGGGTCGGCAATCCCGACAACCAGACCCGCATCCAGCCTGACAAGGAAATGGCCCTTGAAGAGCCGCTCGCCGCGATCCAGATGGGGCTCATCTACGTTAATCCCGAAGGGCCGGGCGGCAATCCCGATCCGCTCCAGTCCGCCCGCGATATTCGCGAAACCTTCGCCCGCATGGGGATGAACGATGAAGAGACGCTGGCGCTAACCGCGGGCGGCCATACCTTCGGCAAGGCGCATGGCGCAGGCGACGCATCAAAGATCGGCGCGGAGCCGGAGGGCGCGGACATCGCTCAGCAGGGGTTGGGCTGGCACAGCGGACATGAGTCGGGCGTCGGCGATCACACGATCACCAGCGGCATCGAAGGCGCGTGGACGCCAACGCCCATCCAATGGGACATGAGCTTCTTTCACATGCTGCTCGACTATGAATATGAGCTGGTGAAGAGCCCGGCGGGGGCGCATCAATGGCAGCCGGTGAATCAGAAGCCGGAAGACCTCGCCCCCGGCGCGCACAGCCCGGATAAGCGCCTGCCGACGATGATGACGACGGCCGACATGGCGTTCCGCGAAGACCCGGAATATCGCAAGATCGCCGAACGCTTCCGCAACGACCCCGACGCCTTTGCCGATGCCTTCGCGCGCGCTTGGTTCAAATTGTGCCATCGCGACATGGGTCCCAAAACCCGCTATCTGGGTGCCGACGTGCCTTCCGAGGATCTGATCTGGCAGGACCCGATCCCTGTGGCTGACTATGCGCTGATCGATGAGACGGATGTAGAAGCGCTCAAGCAAAAGATTTCGGCGTCGGAACTGACGGTGACCGAACTGGTGCAAACGGCCTGGGCGTCGGCCTCCACCTTCCGCGGATCTGATAAGCGCGGCGGCGCAAATGGTGCGCGTATTCGCCTCGCCCCGCAGAAGGATTGGGACGTCAACCAACCTCGAGAACTTGCTCATGTGCTTGGCGTCCTGGAACGGATAAAGGCCGAGTTTGACGGCAGCGCGGCGGGTGGGAAGAAGGTCAGCATCGCCGACCTCATTGTGCTGGGCGGTTCGGTTGGCATCGAAAAGGCGGCGAAAGATGCGGGCCATGGCATCGTGGTGCCTTTTACCGCCGGCCGCACGGATGCGTCGCAGGAGCAGACAGATATGGAAGGCTTCGCCGTGCTGGAGCCCAAGGTCGATGGTTTCCGCAACTATCTGCCGGTCAGCTATCGCGTGCCGGTCGAAGAACTCTTGATCGACCGCGCCAGTCTGCTGCGCCTCAGCGCACCGCAGATGACCGTTCTGGTGGGAGGGTTGCGCGTACTCGGCGTCAACCATGGCGGATCGCGGCATGGCATGCTTACTGATCGGCCGGGCCAGCTGACCAACGACTTTTTCGTCAACCTGCTGGACATGGGCACCGCTTGGAAAGCGGGAAGCGACAAGGGCGATTTGTTCATCGGCACATGCCGCAGGACGGATCAGCAGAAATGGACGGCGACGCGGGTCGATTTGGTCTTCGGATCAAACTCGCAGCTGCGGGCGCTGTCTGAAGTCTATGCCGGTGCAGACGCAGGCCGGAAGTTTGTGGATGATTTCGTCGCGGCCTGGGTCAACGTGATGAACGCCGACCGCTTTGACCGCCGCCGCTCGAGCCTGACCGCCACGGCCTGA
- a CDS encoding alpha/beta fold hydrolase codes for MHIQTPEGHAIHVKDMGSGHPVILIHGWPLSGDMWEYQTLALLEAGYRVITYDRRGFGQSGHPAGGYNYDIFADDLAAVIEKVGAPKVSLIGFSMGGGEIARYLSRYGSAKVDRVALVASVVPYILKDNSNPDGVDESVLDQMQAQVREDRFAFLQTFAKSFYGIGLVSKPVSSALLDWTFALAIMASPKATIDCISAFGRTDFRPDLAAFDIPTLVIHGTSDKTVPIDPTGRAAAAGIAGAELIEYEGEPHGLFATAPDRLNGDLLSFLAE; via the coding sequence ATGCATATCCAAACCCCCGAAGGTCATGCGATTCACGTAAAGGACATGGGATCCGGCCACCCCGTCATCCTCATTCATGGCTGGCCGTTATCCGGCGACATGTGGGAATATCAGACACTGGCGCTGTTGGAGGCAGGCTACCGCGTCATCACCTATGACCGGCGCGGGTTCGGCCAATCGGGTCATCCGGCGGGCGGCTATAATTATGATATTTTCGCGGACGACCTTGCGGCGGTGATCGAAAAGGTTGGCGCGCCCAAAGTCTCTCTGATCGGCTTCTCCATGGGGGGAGGCGAGATCGCCCGCTATCTGTCGCGCTATGGTTCGGCCAAGGTGGACCGAGTGGCGCTTGTTGCGTCGGTCGTCCCCTATATCCTCAAGGATAACAGCAATCCGGATGGCGTGGACGAATCCGTTCTGGACCAGATGCAAGCGCAGGTGCGGGAGGACCGCTTCGCCTTTCTTCAGACCTTCGCCAAGAGCTTCTATGGCATCGGCCTCGTTTCCAAGCCGGTCAGCAGCGCGCTGTTGGACTGGACCTTCGCGCTGGCGATCATGGCGAGCCCCAAGGCGACGATCGATTGCATCAGCGCGTTCGGTCGCACCGATTTCCGGCCGGACCTCGCCGCCTTCGACATCCCTACCCTGGTCATTCACGGGACCAGCGACAAGACGGTGCCGATCGATCCCACCGGCCGGGCAGCGGCGGCAGGCATAGCTGGCGCGGAGCTGATCGAGTATGAAGGTGAACCGCACGGCCTGTTCGCCACGGCGCCGGACCGGCTGAACGGTGATCTGCTGAGCTTCCTGGCGGAATAA
- a CDS encoding ATP-dependent DNA ligase has product MTSGEPISLPLPMEARLVAELPLPPGWQYEPKWDGFRAVVGRNGKSADIRSKSGKSLARFFPEIVEALLSTKEQRYILDGELILPLGGALSFDALQQRLHPAESRILRLSRETPAQLMLFDCLILGHEDLTGAPLRERRPALERFYEQEGTATLLLSPATEREKVATTWLERSGGALDGIIAKQIDLPYRSGERAMMKVKNYRSADCVVGGFRRTEDGKGAASLLLGLYDEVGALNHVGFTSSFKADERPLLLQRLTPFVGAPGFTGKAPGGPSRWNRGEESAWEPLRPELVVEVVYDQVTAGRFRHGTRFLRWRPDKAPRQCTCDQLQMELRPAELDQLLKA; this is encoded by the coding sequence ATGACTTCCGGCGAGCCCATATCCCTGCCCTTGCCGATGGAGGCGCGGCTGGTTGCAGAACTGCCCTTGCCGCCAGGCTGGCAATATGAGCCCAAATGGGACGGCTTCCGTGCTGTGGTCGGGCGGAACGGCAAGAGCGCGGACATCCGCTCGAAGTCTGGCAAATCGCTGGCCCGCTTCTTTCCGGAGATCGTTGAGGCCCTGCTATCGACAAAAGAGCAGCGCTATATTCTGGACGGTGAGCTGATCCTGCCCCTGGGTGGAGCTCTATCCTTCGATGCGCTGCAACAGCGGCTCCACCCTGCCGAGAGCAGGATCCTGCGGCTGTCTCGCGAAACCCCGGCGCAGCTGATGCTTTTCGACTGCCTGATACTTGGCCATGAGGACCTGACGGGCGCGCCGCTACGCGAACGGCGGCCCGCTCTAGAGCGCTTTTATGAACAGGAAGGCACCGCGACTCTGCTCCTCTCGCCGGCCACAGAAAGGGAGAAAGTGGCCACGACCTGGCTGGAGCGGAGCGGCGGTGCGCTGGATGGGATCATCGCCAAGCAGATCGACCTGCCCTACCGCTCAGGCGAGCGAGCCATGATGAAGGTCAAAAATTATCGGAGCGCGGATTGTGTTGTCGGCGGCTTTCGCCGGACCGAAGACGGAAAAGGTGCGGCGTCATTGCTGCTGGGCCTTTATGATGAGGTTGGGGCGCTGAACCATGTCGGCTTCACGTCCAGCTTCAAGGCTGACGAGCGCCCTTTGCTGCTGCAACGACTGACGCCGTTTGTGGGAGCGCCGGGCTTTACGGGTAAGGCGCCGGGCGGACCCAGTCGATGGAATCGGGGCGAGGAAAGCGCATGGGAACCGCTCCGTCCGGAGCTGGTGGTGGAAGTCGTTTATGACCAGGTGACTGCCGGGCGGTTTCGCCATGGCACGCGTTTCTTGCGGTGGCGGCCCGACAAGGCCCCACGACAATGCACATGCGATCAACTACAGATGGAATTGCGCCCTGCCGAACTGGATCAGCTGCTGAAAGCCTGA